One window of Streptomyces sp. NBC_00273 genomic DNA carries:
- a CDS encoding arylamine N-acetyltransferase family protein — MWSGDELDLDAYLERIGYQSDRGSSGELRPDLRTLYAVHRAHTAAITFESLDVLLGRPVALDLKSIEDKLVHSRRGGYCYEQNSLLAAALERIGFEVSGRGARTRTRGDSVLAVTHAVLVVTVEGERWLCDVGFGFQGPREPVPLGRPGADVQQGEWTYRVREEQDGVLALCLLRGDTWRDLYAFSPQHYHPVDYVVLNHYSSSHPSSSFAGRLIVQRPGDGVRRALVGRELTRLHPDGRADEEIVGPDELLAVLDQEFGLRLPERDAAELVRIHRAED; from the coding sequence ATGTGGAGCGGTGACGAGCTGGACCTGGACGCGTATCTGGAGCGGATCGGATATCAGTCGGACCGGGGGTCGTCCGGGGAACTCCGTCCGGACCTCCGCACGTTGTACGCAGTGCACCGCGCCCACACCGCCGCCATCACCTTCGAGAGCCTGGACGTCCTGCTCGGCCGCCCCGTCGCGCTGGACCTCAAGTCGATCGAGGACAAACTCGTGCACAGCCGCCGCGGCGGCTACTGCTACGAGCAGAACTCGCTGCTGGCCGCCGCCCTGGAGCGGATCGGCTTCGAGGTCTCCGGGCGCGGTGCCCGCACCCGCACCCGCGGGGACTCCGTCCTCGCGGTGACGCACGCCGTCCTCGTCGTCACCGTCGAGGGTGAACGGTGGCTGTGCGACGTCGGGTTCGGGTTCCAGGGGCCTCGGGAGCCGGTGCCGCTGGGACGGCCGGGCGCCGACGTGCAGCAGGGTGAGTGGACGTACCGCGTCCGTGAGGAGCAGGACGGCGTCCTGGCGCTGTGCCTGCTGCGCGGAGACACCTGGCGAGACCTGTACGCCTTCTCCCCGCAGCACTACCACCCCGTCGACTACGTCGTACTCAACCACTACAGCTCCAGCCACCCTTCCTCTTCCTTTGCCGGGCGGTTGATCGTCCAGCGCCCGGGAGACGGCGTCCGCCGGGCGCTCGTCGGGCGGGAACTCACCCGGCTGCACCCCGACGGCCGCGCCGATGAGGAGATCGTCGGCCCGGACGAGCTGCTCGCAGTGCTCGACCAGGAGTTCGGGCTTCGGTTGCCCGAGCGGGACGCGGCAGAACTGGTGCGGATCCACCGCGCCGAGGACTGA
- a CDS encoding histidine phosphatase family protein — MVRPRRIVLVRHGESEGNADDSVYEREPDHALRLTPTGREQAAAAGVRLRELFGTETISAYVSPYRRTLQTFRELRLDPTRVRMREEPRLREQDWGNWQDQNDVRLQKAYRDAYGHFFYRFAQGESGADVYDRVGSFLESLYRSFEAPDHPENVLLVTHGLTMRLFCMRWFHWSVAEFEALSNPGNGEFRALLLGPDRRYRLDRPFERWTTPEPYDLDG; from the coding sequence ATGGTTCGACCACGGCGCATCGTCCTTGTCCGACACGGGGAATCGGAGGGGAACGCCGACGACTCGGTGTACGAGAGGGAACCCGACCACGCCCTGCGGCTGACCCCTACCGGGCGCGAGCAGGCGGCGGCGGCAGGCGTCCGGCTGCGCGAGCTCTTCGGCACCGAGACGATCAGCGCGTACGTCTCTCCGTACCGCCGCACGCTGCAGACCTTCCGGGAGCTCCGGCTGGACCCGACGCGGGTGCGGATGCGCGAGGAGCCGCGCCTGCGCGAGCAGGACTGGGGGAACTGGCAGGACCAGAACGACGTACGGCTGCAGAAGGCGTACCGGGACGCGTACGGACACTTCTTCTACCGGTTCGCGCAGGGCGAGTCGGGGGCCGACGTGTACGACAGGGTCGGATCCTTCCTGGAAAGCCTCTACCGCAGCTTCGAGGCACCCGACCATCCCGAGAACGTACTGCTGGTGACGCACGGGTTGACGATGCGGCTGTTCTGCATGCGCTGGTTCCACTGGTCCGTGGCCGAATTCGAAGCCCTCTCCAATCCGGGCAACGGCGAATTCCGGGCGCTCCTGCTCGGCCCGGACCGCCGGTACCGGTTGGACCGCCCGTTTGAGCGGTGGACCACACCCGAGCCTTATGACCTGGACGGCTAG
- a CDS encoding YdbC family protein gives MLVKWIRCTVTDRRGFERGQRKWAGLPGEPGFRGQGGGWSRGRQGVAHVFAFWESRSFYDSFMARSHDRLAASQNGTYTDLRVTLFDHRFDVKTGFEPRFTDADVVRVAHTRVREGRVDHFALMQEKVWNPAMAGSPGMVRGLFGEAPGREFLVLSMWHAAAEHGKYRQERVERLSLRAQIQADVEALTGDVVDLEPSWTV, from the coding sequence GTGCTGGTCAAGTGGATTCGCTGCACGGTGACGGACCGACGCGGGTTCGAGCGCGGGCAGCGAAAATGGGCGGGGCTGCCGGGTGAGCCGGGATTCCGGGGGCAGGGCGGCGGCTGGAGCCGGGGCCGGCAGGGGGTCGCGCATGTCTTCGCATTCTGGGAGAGCCGGTCCTTCTACGACTCCTTCATGGCCCGCTCCCACGACCGGCTGGCCGCCTCCCAGAACGGCACCTACACCGATCTGCGGGTCACGCTCTTCGACCATCGCTTCGACGTGAAGACCGGCTTCGAGCCGCGCTTCACCGATGCCGACGTCGTGCGGGTCGCGCACACGCGGGTCCGGGAGGGCCGGGTCGACCACTTCGCCCTCATGCAGGAGAAGGTGTGGAATCCGGCCATGGCGGGCTCGCCCGGCATGGTCCGGGGCCTCTTCGGCGAGGCCCCGGGGCGGGAGTTCCTGGTCCTCTCGATGTGGCACGCCGCCGCCGAGCACGGCAAGTACCGGCAGGAGCGGGTCGAGAGGCTCTCCCTCCGTGCCCAGATCCAGGCCGATGTCGAGGCCCTCACCGGCGATGTCGTCGACCTCGAACCCTCCTGGACGGTATGA
- a CDS encoding MFS transporter, with protein MTSSQLATPRIPGAARREGRPGVALAVIAACQLMVVLDATIVNIALPHIQSALDFTTTDLSWVLSAYTLTFGGLLLLGGRAGDILGRRRVFLTGILLFTLASLLGGFAQEPWQLLAARALQGVGGAIASPTSLALITTTFPEGPERNRAFGVFAAVSAGGGAIGLLAGGMLTEWLDWRWVLFVNVPIGVLIAVLTPLYITESERHPGRFDIAGALTSTGGMASLVYGFISAAEKGWRDAITLGSFAAALVLLALFVVIESKAREPIIPLRMFADRNRTGTYVIMLGLAAAMFGMFFFIVQFVQNVLGFSPIQSGLGFLPVTVAIITAAGLSQRFLPRFGPKPFMVLGSALTGTGLAWLTFIRTDSSYVSGVLGPMLLFGFGMGLNFVTLTLTAVSGVAPKEAGAASGLLNASQQVGGSLGLSILVTVFGTASRDEAAKQVPSFMAQADPEQIAAFKETGFLPDPWGDLVLAHGISTAFYAAVAMAGLALATALLVIRVRKSDLEALAGAAAKAGPAA; from the coding sequence GTGACAAGCTCTCAACTCGCCACACCTCGGATACCGGGCGCGGCACGCCGGGAGGGGCGCCCCGGAGTGGCGCTCGCCGTCATCGCCGCGTGCCAGCTCATGGTCGTCCTCGACGCGACGATCGTGAACATCGCACTCCCGCACATCCAGAGCGCCCTCGACTTCACCACCACAGACCTCTCGTGGGTGCTCAGCGCCTACACCCTCACCTTCGGCGGCCTGCTGCTGCTCGGCGGCCGGGCGGGCGACATCCTGGGCCGGCGCCGCGTGTTCCTGACCGGAATCCTGCTCTTCACCTTGGCCTCCCTGCTCGGCGGCTTCGCCCAGGAGCCCTGGCAGCTGCTCGCGGCCCGTGCCCTGCAGGGGGTCGGCGGTGCGATCGCCTCGCCGACCTCGCTCGCCCTGATCACCACGACCTTCCCCGAAGGCCCCGAGCGGAACCGGGCGTTCGGAGTGTTCGCCGCCGTCTCCGCAGGCGGCGGCGCGATCGGCCTGCTCGCCGGCGGCATGCTGACCGAGTGGCTCGACTGGCGCTGGGTCCTCTTCGTCAACGTGCCGATCGGCGTGCTGATCGCGGTCCTCACCCCGCTCTACATCACCGAGTCCGAGCGCCACCCCGGCCGCTTCGACATCGCCGGAGCCCTCACCTCCACCGGCGGCATGGCCTCGCTCGTGTACGGGTTCATCAGCGCCGCGGAGAAGGGTTGGCGCGACGCGATCACCCTCGGCTCGTTCGCCGCGGCCCTGGTCCTGCTCGCGCTCTTCGTCGTCATCGAGTCGAAGGCCCGCGAGCCGATCATCCCGCTGCGCATGTTCGCCGACCGCAACCGCACCGGCACCTACGTGATCATGCTCGGTCTCGCCGCCGCGATGTTCGGCATGTTCTTCTTCATCGTCCAGTTCGTGCAGAACGTACTGGGCTTCTCCCCGATCCAGTCCGGACTCGGCTTCCTGCCCGTGACGGTCGCCATCATCACCGCCGCCGGCCTCTCGCAGCGCTTCCTGCCGCGCTTCGGCCCCAAGCCGTTCATGGTCCTCGGGTCCGCGCTCACCGGGACCGGGCTGGCCTGGCTGACCTTCATCCGGACCGACAGCTCCTACGTCTCCGGAGTGCTCGGGCCGATGCTGCTGTTCGGCTTCGGCATGGGCCTCAACTTCGTGACCCTCACCCTCACCGCCGTCTCCGGCGTGGCGCCGAAGGAGGCGGGTGCGGCCTCAGGACTGCTCAACGCCAGTCAGCAGGTCGGCGGCTCGCTCGGCCTGTCCATCCTGGTCACGGTCTTCGGTACGGCCAGTCGTGACGAGGCCGCAAAGCAGGTCCCGTCCTTCATGGCGCAGGCGGACCCCGAACAGATCGCGGCCTTCAAGGAGACCGGTTTCCTGCCCGACCCCTGGGGCGACCTGGTCCTCGCCCACGGCATCTCCACCGCGTTCTACGCCGCCGTCGCCATGGCGGGCCTGGCCCTGGCCACCGCCCTGCTGGTGATCAGGGTGCGCAAGAGCGACCTGGAGGCCCTGGCCGGCGCTGCCGCGAAGGCCGGTCCGGCCGCCTGA
- a CDS encoding DUF1152 domain-containing protein has product MTALHSNPFFDRLADAENILVTGAGGGFDIYAGLPVALSLMHQGKRVHLANLSFSTLAGLPSEAWVAPDLAAVTPDSAPHLSYFPERTLAQWLEAHGYPAVVYAFPQTGVQPLRAAYRELIDLHHIDAVVLVDGGTDILMRGDEAGLGTPEEDLTSVAALAALEDVPQRLVISVGFGVDAYHGVSHGLVLENIAALERAGAYLGAFSLPRATREGALFLDAVAHAQEQTPDRPSIVNGSIAAAVRGSFGDVQFTSRTRGSELFVNPLMSLCFAFDLPGLAARCLYLDRIEDTHLMRQVHSRIAEFREDLVTRPSRRIPH; this is encoded by the coding sequence ATGACGGCCCTGCACTCCAACCCGTTTTTCGACCGCCTCGCCGACGCCGAAAACATCCTGGTCACCGGTGCGGGCGGCGGCTTCGACATCTACGCCGGCCTCCCCGTGGCCCTGTCCCTCATGCACCAGGGCAAACGGGTCCACCTCGCGAACCTCTCCTTCAGCACGCTCGCCGGGCTGCCCTCCGAGGCGTGGGTGGCCCCCGACCTGGCCGCCGTCACCCCCGACTCCGCGCCCCACCTGTCCTACTTCCCCGAACGGACCCTGGCCCAGTGGCTGGAGGCGCACGGATACCCGGCCGTCGTGTACGCCTTCCCCCAGACCGGGGTGCAGCCGCTGCGCGCCGCCTACCGCGAGCTGATCGACCTCCACCACATCGACGCGGTCGTCCTGGTCGACGGCGGCACGGACATCCTGATGCGGGGCGACGAAGCGGGCCTCGGCACGCCCGAGGAGGACCTCACCAGCGTCGCTGCACTGGCCGCGCTGGAGGACGTACCCCAGCGCCTCGTCATATCGGTGGGTTTCGGTGTGGACGCGTATCACGGGGTCAGTCACGGCTTGGTGCTGGAGAACATCGCGGCGCTGGAGCGCGCCGGCGCCTACCTCGGCGCGTTCTCCCTACCGCGTGCCACCAGGGAGGGCGCTCTCTTCCTGGACGCGGTGGCCCACGCCCAGGAGCAGACCCCGGACCGGCCCAGCATCGTGAACGGCTCGATCGCCGCGGCCGTCCGGGGTTCTTTCGGCGACGTGCAGTTCACCAGCCGCACGCGGGGCAGCGAGCTCTTCGTGAACCCGCTGATGTCGCTGTGCTTCGCCTTCGACCTGCCGGGGCTCGCCGCGCGCTGCCTCTACCTGGACCGCATCGAGGACACCCACCTGATGCGCCAGGTCCACTCCCGGATCGCCGAGTTCCGCGAGGACCTGGTCACCCGTCCGTCCCGCCGCATCCCCCACTGA
- a CDS encoding TetR/AcrR family transcriptional regulator has translation MVGSRWSAASPGRRRGPELERAILDAALEQLSTVGWNALTMEGVASGAHTGKAALYRRWPSKADLVADALRRGLPRIGDIPDCGSIREDLYLLCVSTRDVMHSRAGQALRSVLHECDHVHADRFHGVIWSGLHEPAQRLIRELVERGIARGDVRPDATGPFVVDVIPAMLMYRAKVCGSEWEDADVAALIDEVMVPLLRA, from the coding sequence ATGGTGGGTTCGCGCTGGTCAGCGGCGTCGCCGGGGCGTAGGCGGGGTCCAGAGCTCGAACGGGCGATTCTCGACGCCGCGTTGGAGCAGCTGAGTACGGTCGGCTGGAACGCGCTCACCATGGAGGGCGTCGCGTCCGGCGCGCACACCGGCAAGGCGGCGCTCTACCGCCGCTGGCCGTCGAAGGCGGACCTGGTGGCCGATGCGCTGCGTCGCGGCCTACCGCGGATCGGTGACATTCCCGACTGTGGTTCGATCCGAGAGGACCTCTATCTGCTGTGTGTGAGCACGCGGGACGTCATGCACTCGCGCGCCGGGCAGGCTCTGCGGTCGGTGCTTCACGAATGCGATCACGTGCATGCCGATCGGTTTCACGGAGTCATCTGGTCCGGTCTGCACGAGCCGGCCCAGCGGCTGATCAGGGAGCTTGTGGAGCGCGGAATCGCGCGGGGTGACGTGCGGCCGGACGCGACTGGTCCGTTTGTCGTGGATGTCATTCCGGCGATGCTGATGTACCGCGCCAAGGTGTGCGGAAGCGAATGGGAGGATGCGGACGTCGCGGCGCTGATCGACGAGGTGATGGTGCCGTTGCTCAGGGCGTGA
- a CDS encoding DUF4153 domain-containing protein → MSENTGGANEARTDDAVNTEATAGDSPERPLPAGGRHTGVAGPPPWAQAGAVPGNPWQVQQRSATPSWVTLVRPAEAAPIRTATLVAVLASGLATALLLGDGMGPGLLLAVVPAVVAAYVAARAARRSARPWTVAWVIGCLALLAVPALRDSAWPATLAILSAVLLGALALHGSRTWPGVLLSPLGFLDAAVSGIGWLVTGLRSRGGVSKDRWLPVVKATVVAVVLLLLFGALFASADAAFADLLGDLLPDVSVEDGPVRFMLFLLGAVLALAAARTAAAPLRWDRIKVAPGKPRSRVEWALPLIVLNLLFAGFNAVQLAVLFGGYDKVLRSTGLTYAEYARQGFWQLLWATLLTLAVIALALRWAPRSGAGDRRFVRVVLGVLCALTLVVVAAALRRMDLYVEAYGLTRLRVSVAAMELWLGLVIVLIMAAGLFGGRWLARAFAGSAAAAVLAFGLLSPDGMVAERNVARFEADAKIDLFYFQSLSADAVPALDRLPEPQRSCALHGINDEMAKAGDVPWYAMSLGEYQARQILRERPVTASYEVCSRLGSFGSRVEY, encoded by the coding sequence ATGTCAGAGAACACCGGCGGGGCGAACGAGGCCCGGACCGACGATGCGGTCAACACAGAAGCCACGGCTGGGGATTCGCCCGAGAGGCCCCTTCCGGCCGGCGGCAGACACACCGGCGTCGCCGGCCCACCGCCGTGGGCGCAGGCCGGCGCAGTGCCCGGGAACCCCTGGCAGGTGCAGCAACGCTCGGCCACGCCCTCCTGGGTCACGCTGGTGCGCCCCGCCGAGGCCGCTCCCATCCGGACCGCGACCCTCGTCGCCGTCCTCGCCTCCGGTCTCGCCACCGCGCTGCTGCTCGGCGACGGCATGGGCCCCGGCCTGCTGCTCGCGGTGGTGCCCGCCGTCGTCGCGGCGTACGTCGCCGCCCGCGCGGCCCGCCGCAGCGCCCGGCCCTGGACCGTTGCCTGGGTGATCGGCTGTCTCGCCCTGCTCGCCGTACCGGCCCTGCGCGACTCCGCCTGGCCGGCCACGCTGGCGATCCTGTCCGCCGTCCTGCTGGGCGCGCTCGCCCTGCACGGCAGTCGCACCTGGCCGGGCGTCCTGCTCAGCCCGCTCGGGTTCCTCGACGCCGCCGTGTCCGGGATCGGCTGGCTGGTGACCGGGCTGCGCTCGCGCGGCGGGGTCAGCAAGGACCGCTGGCTGCCCGTCGTCAAGGCGACCGTCGTGGCCGTCGTGCTGCTGCTGCTCTTCGGCGCGCTGTTCGCCTCCGCCGACGCGGCCTTCGCCGATCTGCTGGGCGACCTGCTGCCCGACGTGTCGGTCGAGGACGGGCCCGTCCGGTTCATGCTCTTCCTCCTCGGCGCCGTCCTCGCGCTCGCCGCGGCCCGCACTGCCGCGGCTCCGCTGCGCTGGGACCGGATCAAGGTGGCCCCGGGCAAGCCGCGCTCCCGCGTCGAATGGGCCCTTCCGCTGATCGTGCTCAACCTGCTCTTCGCCGGCTTCAACGCCGTCCAGTTGGCGGTCCTGTTCGGCGGCTACGACAAGGTCCTGCGGAGCACCGGGCTCACCTACGCCGAGTACGCCCGTCAGGGCTTCTGGCAGCTGCTCTGGGCCACCCTGCTCACCCTCGCCGTGATCGCGCTCGCCCTGCGCTGGGCCCCGCGCTCCGGAGCGGGCGACCGTCGCTTCGTCCGCGTCGTCCTCGGGGTGCTGTGCGCGCTGACGCTCGTCGTCGTCGCCGCCGCGTTGCGCCGGATGGACCTGTACGTGGAGGCGTACGGGCTGACCAGGCTGCGCGTGTCGGTGGCCGCGATGGAACTGTGGCTCGGGCTGGTCATCGTACTGATCATGGCGGCCGGGCTGTTCGGCGGACGCTGGCTGGCGCGCGCGTTCGCGGGCAGTGCGGCCGCGGCCGTCCTGGCCTTCGGACTGCTCTCCCCGGACGGGATGGTCGCCGAGCGGAACGTGGCACGCTTCGAGGCGGACGCGAAGATCGACCTTTTTTACTTCCAGTCCCTGTCGGCGGACGCCGTTCCCGCCCTCGACCGGCTGCCCGAGCCGCAGCGGTCCTGCGCCCTGCACGGGATCAACGACGAAATGGCCAAGGCCGGGGACGTGCCCTGGTACGCGATGAGCCTGGGCGAGTACCAGGCCCGGCAGATCCTGCGCGAGCGTCCGGTGACCGCCTCGTACGAGGTCTGCTCGCGCCTCGGTTCCTTCGGCAGCCGCGTCGAGTACTAG
- a CDS encoding ribonuclease HII, which translates to MPYEAPTHTVERSLRATTGAKVIAGVDEVGRGAWAGPVTVCAAITGLRRPPAGLTDSKLLTPKRRDALLDVLEDWVTAYALGHSSPEEIDELGMTAALRLAAERALEALPVRPDAVILDGKHDYLGPPWRVRTVIKGDQSCIAVAAASVIAKVRRDRMMAELGERGGGIEDFAFAANAGYPSPVHRAALEELGPTPYHRLSWSYLDALPRWRHLKKVRRSEESMELENGGQLGFDF; encoded by the coding sequence ATGCCGTACGAAGCACCCACCCACACCGTCGAGCGCTCCCTCCGTGCAACCACCGGCGCCAAGGTCATCGCCGGGGTCGACGAAGTCGGACGAGGGGCCTGGGCCGGACCCGTCACCGTGTGTGCGGCGATCACCGGCTTGCGCCGGCCGCCCGCCGGGCTCACCGACTCCAAACTGCTCACCCCCAAGCGGCGCGACGCCCTGCTCGATGTCCTGGAGGACTGGGTCACCGCGTACGCACTCGGGCACTCCTCGCCCGAGGAGATCGACGAACTGGGGATGACGGCCGCCCTCCGACTGGCGGCGGAGCGCGCGCTGGAGGCGCTGCCGGTGCGGCCCGACGCGGTGATACTCGACGGTAAGCACGACTATCTCGGCCCGCCCTGGCGGGTCCGTACGGTGATCAAGGGCGACCAGTCCTGCATCGCCGTCGCCGCGGCCTCGGTCATCGCCAAGGTCCGCCGCGACCGCATGATGGCCGAACTCGGGGAACGGGGCGGTGGAATCGAAGACTTCGCCTTCGCCGCCAACGCCGGGTACCCCTCGCCGGTGCACCGGGCGGCGCTGGAGGAGCTGGGGCCCACCCCCTACCACCGGCTCTCGTGGTCGTACCTCGACGCGCTGCCGCGGTGGCGCCATCTCAAGAAGGTGCGTCGCAGCGAGGAGTCGATGGAACTGGAAAACGGAGGCCAACTCGGCTTCGATTTCTGA
- a CDS encoding nitroreductase family protein codes for MSVAEAIRTRRTVRHYLPVPIPEATLDALLGLAVEAPTSWNLQDRSIVVVSTDEGRAGLAWATGGQPQPQEAPVVLVFVAEPQSWRDDRSDVYEQARRSGAWNDEFVAMFSAASRVFQEDLDQRGLLREYAVKDAMIAASFVMLAATEMGLATSPMNGWDEAKVKKVIGIDGRDDLAIALLVSVGHPAQEQRHPGRRARERTVFRESYGAGGAGDVARRE; via the coding sequence ATGTCCGTCGCAGAAGCGATCCGCACCCGCCGCACCGTCCGCCACTACCTGCCCGTCCCGATTCCGGAGGCCACGCTCGACGCGCTTCTCGGTCTTGCCGTTGAGGCTCCCACCAGCTGGAACCTGCAGGACCGGTCCATCGTCGTGGTATCCACGGACGAGGGCCGTGCGGGGCTGGCATGGGCCACGGGGGGCCAGCCCCAGCCGCAAGAAGCCCCGGTCGTACTGGTCTTCGTCGCCGAGCCCCAATCGTGGCGTGATGACCGCAGCGACGTCTACGAGCAGGCGCGGCGCAGCGGAGCGTGGAACGACGAGTTCGTCGCGATGTTCTCCGCCGCGTCACGGGTGTTCCAGGAAGATCTCGACCAGCGGGGTTTGCTGCGGGAGTACGCGGTCAAGGACGCCATGATCGCGGCATCGTTCGTGATGCTTGCCGCGACGGAGATGGGCCTGGCGACTTCGCCCATGAACGGTTGGGACGAGGCGAAGGTGAAGAAGGTGATCGGGATCGATGGCCGTGACGACCTGGCCATCGCCCTGTTGGTGTCGGTCGGCCATCCGGCGCAGGAACAGCGCCATCCAGGTCGGCGTGCCCGGGAGCGCACCGTCTTCCGCGAATCGTACGGAGCCGGCGGAGCGGGGGATGTCGCACGCCGGGAATAG
- a CDS encoding ADP-ribosylglycohydrolase family protein — protein sequence MTPDSTPERRYARAMASLRGLALGDALGSQYFVPVNYPLLKRRELPTGAEAWQWTDDTEMACSVVAVLADHGRIDQDALASSFAHHHDFDRGYGPAVNRMLRLVREGQDWRTLAAELFNGQGSWGNGAAMRIAPLGAWYADDPEQATHQAEISAYTTHQHREAVCGAMAVAAAAALAAGTDGPPKASDLLDGVIALVPRSAVGAGLRRARDMLDYGDATTVAAVLGCGRRTSAHDTVPFALWSAARALDDYEGAFWTTAQVGGDVDTTCAIVGGVLGARGDAVLPAAWLARTEALPAWLPEVAAG from the coding sequence ATGACGCCTGATTCCACTCCCGAACGGCGCTACGCGCGCGCCATGGCCAGCCTCCGAGGGCTGGCGCTGGGTGACGCCCTGGGCTCCCAGTACTTCGTCCCCGTGAACTATCCGCTGCTCAAGCGGCGCGAGCTGCCCACCGGCGCCGAGGCGTGGCAGTGGACCGACGACACCGAGATGGCCTGCTCGGTGGTGGCCGTGCTGGCCGACCACGGGCGGATCGACCAGGACGCGCTCGCGAGTTCCTTCGCCCATCACCACGACTTCGACCGTGGTTACGGGCCCGCGGTGAACCGGATGCTGCGTCTGGTGCGGGAGGGGCAGGACTGGCGCACGCTGGCCGCCGAACTGTTCAACGGGCAGGGCTCGTGGGGCAACGGCGCCGCGATGCGCATCGCACCGCTCGGTGCCTGGTACGCCGACGATCCGGAGCAGGCCACCCACCAGGCGGAGATCTCCGCCTACACCACCCACCAGCACCGTGAGGCCGTGTGCGGGGCGATGGCCGTCGCAGCTGCTGCGGCACTGGCCGCGGGCACCGACGGCCCGCCGAAGGCCTCCGACCTGTTGGACGGGGTGATCGCACTGGTGCCGCGCAGCGCGGTGGGCGCGGGGCTGCGGCGCGCGCGGGACATGCTCGACTACGGCGACGCCACCACGGTCGCGGCGGTCCTGGGCTGCGGGCGGCGCACGAGCGCCCACGACACCGTGCCGTTCGCCCTGTGGTCGGCGGCGCGGGCGCTGGACGACTACGAGGGGGCGTTCTGGACCACCGCGCAGGTGGGCGGGGACGTCGATACGACCTGCGCGATCGTCGGCGGGGTGCTGGGGGCGCGCGGGGACGCCGTGCTGCCGGCCGCGTGGCTGGCGCGTACCGAGGCACTGCCGGCCTGGCTCCCGGAGGTCGCCGCGGGCTGA
- a CDS encoding winged helix-turn-helix transcriptional regulator, with the protein MKTTVESSGLPADVYSAKCPTRQVLDHISGKWTILVVDALLEGTLRYTELSRRIEGVSQKMLTQTLRGLEADGFVARTVFPTVPPRVEYDLTELGRSLAGPITALRQWTETHINEIEQARARATAEAGKAP; encoded by the coding sequence ATGAAGACCACTGTGGAATCGTCCGGGCTGCCGGCCGACGTCTACTCCGCGAAGTGCCCGACCCGCCAGGTCCTCGATCACATCTCCGGCAAGTGGACCATTCTCGTCGTGGACGCCCTCCTCGAAGGCACCCTGAGGTACACCGAATTGAGTCGGCGCATCGAGGGCGTGTCACAGAAGATGCTCACCCAGACCCTGCGCGGCCTCGAAGCCGACGGGTTCGTCGCCCGCACCGTGTTTCCCACCGTCCCGCCCCGGGTCGAATACGACCTGACGGAGCTCGGCCGCAGCCTCGCGGGGCCGATCACCGCGCTCCGTCAGTGGACGGAGACCCACATCAACGAGATCGAGCAGGCCCGGGCCCGGGCCACGGCGGAGGCTGGGAAAGCCCCCTGA